One Salvelinus sp. IW2-2015 linkage group LG35, ASM291031v2, whole genome shotgun sequence DNA segment encodes these proteins:
- the si:dkey-79d12.4 gene encoding zinc finger protein 836 isoform X2 — protein sequence MFEKPRTRSRTLNCDHDYAKLPLGSQYTVAMEMAPEDIVIQETVGAEVELLEDVNKGHMQSPPEIPRVSVPRPFSMPEDSSDDDCDLSGDSISAYGMHSMELGGKCWECGMQFKSGQELIEHFESHRSKVSTSCNICRVTFSRTISLAMHLVNAHPNSVLHCSNCQLHFSNLWDLNKHIGIHLFTELLNTPLGDISNNVLNSSEETLKGQYTLPSALALKHEDNSNDCLNGSEETLKGQHTVPSVVALDHEDTLNDGLNGSEETLNAQCTPPSAVTLDHTYSMESNGRVTKTRHRLEESEEEEEDVKPDPSTLTPTLRIRVKLERGVEVDGAPLQWDEGISDGEGGEYSEDTESAGGTDNERLTESSGETDIDEEDIRLSEEEEEIKSKQGEDRKNDIHSEKEDEDAEMLIEEDGEPSSSEQESEFDPEELSDSDSGSSSTGESSGSSYTPVRTRNAKTRPSRTKQPQTKLSQVMPYYCIYCAKGPYHNMDFHVKTCNMKKDFQCSLCQAVFPTEMAMLDHQVRAHSEAISGQMYACEFCRQVFPDLAIYKNHNCPKKDTSPPYVPDPTTCIHCGTGPFINMDVHLRSCSWKGLTCTECRVLFHNRKALQNHNVSVHGQLSTMCAVCGRGPFTDMDFHLRSCSRDWSFQCSECKVQFPSEKXLVDHNLXYHSATSKTSDQGVXVYCGSGPFTSLDIHMRTCSKQKGLKCSVCXVFLPTESVLADHMVCYHSTPYHVHRTPYQVQSIPYQVQXXDSETPEGTCXHCGRGPFTSLDIHLRTCSGKKGFKCFVCNVFFPTETALADHKVLVHSIPSETPDKGTCDHCGKGPFXNLDNHMKTCSKRKCIQCSVCKFFFSSDVLANHMISYHSTKSRVQSPVTETPDKGACVRCGRGPFTSLEHHMKYCNKQKGIQCVMCKAYFLTXGSLVDHIVLAHADKLVTQAGXSSATTFSFVPMAISTTSGXQSPSSSTLMCYSSGXKELKRLAPVPVADQGPSXVGQLTPAGQSXVSLPRVMLSTTTSSQPAVPVVATLLFDNTGGGPGKMARLVPVASQTNPPKPQVTAPTQTNTAKTLGQFSNLLQQTVHQAKSVQQQTPRPTTLAMDPIRAPTTPSPRPVSASAPGKITMIXLSPVPTPXXAQSSPLTLAFAPAPLSIMCMFVNRSKELALEKRMKMSWRSKGTYTCRQCGAVSQQPSLSVKHRYLHRGSRRYRCHCGRSFLRRLHLLRHYLQHAQATRYICTACGETFDGAKCLAQHMVGASNTTRCPXDSITLKLRKECRMPFSCHCGQMFCRPAAFLWHKLKNTQRT from the exons ATGTTCGAGAAACCGAGAACCAGGAGCCGGACACTTAACTGTGACCACGACTATGCGAAACTTCCTCTTG GGAGCCAGTATACGGTTGCTATGGAGATGGCTCCGGAAGACATAGTGATTCAGGAGACCGTGGGGGCAGAGGTGGAGCTACTGGAGGATGTGAACAAAGGCCACATGCAGAGTCCACCG GAGATCCCCAGGGTTTCTGTGCCACGCCCGTTCTCCATGCCAGAGGACTCGAGTGACGATGACTGTGACCTGTCAGGGGACAGCATCTCTGCTTACGGCATGCATTCCATGGAGCTGGGGGGAAAGTGCTGGGAATGTGGCATGCAATTCAAGTCTGGCCAGGAGTTGATTGAACACTTTGAGAGCCATAGGTCCAAGGTCTCAACGTCCTGCAACATCTGTCGGGTGACTTTCAGTCGCACAATATCACTGGCCATGCACCTAGTCAACGCACacccaaactcagtcctccatTGCAGCAACTGCCAGCTGCATTTTAGCAACTTGTGGGATCTCAACAAGCACATAGGAATACACTTGTTCACCGAGTTGTTAAATACACCCCTTGGGGACATCTCAAATAATGTCTTGAATAGCAGTGAAGAGACTTTAAAGGGACAGTATACTCTACCTTCAGCCTTGGCCCTCAAACATGAGGACAACTCAAATGATTGCTTGAATGGAAGTGAAGAGACTTTAAAGGGACAGCATACTGTTCCTTCGGTGGTGGCTCTTGACCATGAGGACACCTTAAATGATGGCTTGAATGGAAGTGAGGAGACTTTAAATGCACAGTGTACTCCACCTTCAGCGGTGACCCTAGACCATACATACAGCATGGAAAGCAATGGGAGAGTGACAAAGACAAGACATAGGCTGGAGgaatcagaggaggaggaggaagatgtcaAACCAGACCCCTCCACTCTGACTCCCACACTGAGGATCCGTGTCAAACTGGAGAGAGGGGTTGAGGTTGATGGCGCCCCCCTCCAGTGGGATGAGGGTATCAGTGATGGAGAGGGGGGTGAATATAGCGAAGACACTGAGAGCGCTGGAGGAACAGACAACGAAAGGTTAACAGAGAGCAGCGGGGAAACGGATATCGATGAGGAGGACATCAGGCtgagtgaagaagaggaggaaattaAAAGCAAACAGGGGGAGGATAGGAAGAATGACATCCACAGCGAAAAAGAGGACGAGGATGCTGAGATGCTTATTGAGGAAGATGGTGAGCCCTCCTCGTCTGAGCAGGAGTCAGAATTTGACCCAGAAGAGTTATCAGATTCTGACTCGGGGTCCAGCAGCACTGGGGAATCCAGTGGGTCTTCTTACACTCCTGTACGCACACGGAACGCCAAGACCCGGCCATCCCGGACTAAGCAGCCCCAGACCAAGTTGTCCCAAGTCATGCCTTATTATTGCATCTATTGTGCCAAAGGACCGTatcataatatggactttcaTGTGAAGACCTGCAATATGAAGAAGGACTTTCAATGCTCTTTATGCCAAGCAGTCTTCCCTACTGAGATGGCCATGTTGGACCATCAGGTTCGGGCTCACTCTGAAGCCATATCGGGCCAAATGTACGCCTGTGAGTTCTGCCGCCAGGTCTTCCCCGATCTGGCCATCTACAAAAACCACAACTGTCCCAAAAAAGACACATCCCCCCCATACGTCCCTGATCCCACTACGTGTATCCATTGTGGAACAGGGCCATTCATTAATATGGACGTTCATTTGAGAAGCTGCAGTTGGAAAGGTCTTACATGCACTGAGTGCAGAGTACTCTTCCATAATAGGAAGGCCCTGCAGAACCATAACGTTTCAGTTCACGGACAGCTTTCCACTATGTGTGCTGTTTGCGGCAGAGGGCCATTCACTGATATGGACTTCCATTTGAGGAGCTGCTCTAGGGATTGGTCCTTCCAATGCTCTGAGTGCAAAGTCCAATTTCCTTCTGAGAAATRRCTGGTGGACCATAATCTTKAATATCACAGCGCCACATCAAAGACCTCTGACCAAGGTGTCTSTGTTTATTGCGGCAGTGGACCATTCACTAGTCTGGACATCCACATGAGGACCTGCTCTAAGCAGAAGGGCTTAAAATGCTCTGTGTGCAAWGTTTTTTTRCCTACTGAATCGGTCCTGGCTGATCATATGGTRTGCTATCACAGCACCCCATACCATGTCCATAGAACCCCATACCAAGTCCAGAGCATCCCATACCAAGTCCAGAYCASMGACTCKGAGACCCCRGAAGGTACCTGTCRCCATTGTGGCAGAGGTCCATTCACTAGTCTGGATATCCACTTGAGGACCTGCTCTGGGAAGAAGGGCTTCAAATGCTTTGTTTGCAACGTTTTCTTTCCTACAGAGACAGCCCTGGCCGACCATAAGGTTCTCGTTCACAGTATCCCATCAGAGACCCCTGACAAAGGTACCTGTGACCATTGTGGCAAGGGGCCATTCARTAATCTGGACAACCACATGAAGACCTGCTCTAAGAGGAAGTGCATCCAATGTTCTGTGTGCAAGTTTTTCTTTTCTAGTGATGTCCTGGCCAACCATATGATTTCCTATCACAGTACCAAATCCCGTGTTCAGAGCCCAGTCACAGAGACGCCTGACAAAGGTGCCTGTGTCCGTTGCGGAAGAGGGCCCTTCACTAGTCTGGAACATCACATGAAGTACTGCAATAAACAGAAGGGCATCCAATGCGTTATGTGTAAAGCTTACTTTCTTACTGAMGGCAGTCTGGTGGACCATATTGTTTTGGCTCACGCTGACAAGCTGGTCACCCAAGCTGGTGSGTCCTCCGCTACGACTTTCTCCTTCGTACCCATGGCTATCTCTACCACCTCAGGCCYGCAGAGCCCCAGTAGCTCCACCCTGATGTGTTACAGTAGTGGCAWRAAGGAGCTGAAACGACTGGCCCCAGTCCCRGTGGCTGATCAGGGCCCCAGTSCAGTTGGCCAGCTAACACCTGCTGGACAGTCTKCTGTGTCTCTGCCTAGAGTAATGCTGTCTACTACCACCTCTTCCCAGCCAGCTGTTCCTGTGGTGGCCACCTTGCTCTTTGACAACACTGGTGGTGGTCCAGGGAAAATGGCCAGGCTGGTCCCAGTGGCCTCACAGACCAACCCTCCCAAACCGCAGGTCACGGCACCCACGCAGACTAACACAGCAAAGACCCTTGGGCAGTTCTCTAACCTTCTGCAACAGACTGTCCATCAGGCAAAATCTGTCCAACAGCAGACACCCAGGCCCACTACCCTAGCCATGGACCCTATCAGAGCACCCACCACTCCATCCCCTAGACCTGTCTCAGCCTCMGCCCCGGGGAAAATCACCATGATCCYCCTCTCACCTGTCCCTACCCCCSCRCWAGCTCAGTCTTCCCCCCTTACCCTTGCCTTTGCCCCAGCCCCTCTWAGcatcatgtgtatgtttgtgaatAGAAGTAAGGAGCTGGCCCTGGAGAAACGCATGAAGATGAGCTGGCGCTCCAAGGGCACCTACACCTGCCGCCAGTGCGGCGCCGTCTCGCAGCAGCCCTCGCTCAGTGTGAAGCACCGCTACCTCCACCGGGGCTCCCGGCGGTACCGCTGCCACTGTGGTAGGTCGTTCCTGCGGCGGCTGCACCTCCTGCGCCACTACCTCCAGCACGCCCAGGCCACCCGCTACATATGCACTGCCTGCGGGGAGACCTTCGACGGAGCAAAGTGCCTCGCACAGCACATGGTTGGAGCTTCCAACACGACTAGATGTCCAMGTGACAGCATAACTTTGAAGCTGAGGAAAGAGTGCCGGATGCCCTTCTCCTGTCACTGTGGGCAGATGTTTTGTAGGCCTGCTGCTTTTCTCTGGCACAAACTGAAAAACACCCAAAGAACTTAA
- the si:dkey-79d12.4 gene encoding zinc finger protein 836 isoform X4 encodes MEMAPEDIVIQETVGAEVELLEDVNKGHMQSPPEIPRVSVPRPFSMPEDSSDDDCDLSGDSISAYGMHSMELGGKCWECGMQFKSGQELIEHFESHRSKVSTSCNICRVTFSRTISLAMHLVNAHPNSVLHCSNCQLHFSNLWDLNKHIGIHLFTELLNTPLGDISNNVLNSSEETLKGQYTLPSALALKHEDNSNDCLNGSEETLKGQHTVPSVVALDHEDTLNDGLNGSEETLNAQCTPPSAVTLDHTYSMESNGRVTKTRHRLEESEEEEEDVKPDPSTLTPTLRIRVKLERGVEVDGAPLQWDEGISDGEGGEYSEDTESAGGTDNERLTESSGETDIDEEDIRLSEEEEEIKSKQGEDRKNDIHSEKEDEDAEMLIEEDGEPSSSEQESEFDPEELSDSDSGSSSTGESSGSSYTPVRTRNAKTRPSRTKQPQTKLSQVMPYYCIYCAKGPYHNMDFHVKTCNMKKDFQCSLCQAVFPTEMAMLDHQVRAHSEAISGQMYACEFCRQVFPDLAIYKNHNCPKKDTSPPYVPDPTTCIHCGTGPFINMDVHLRSCSWKGLTCTECRVLFHNRKALQNHNVSVHGQLSTMCAVCGRGPFTDMDFHLRSCSRDWSFQCSECKVQFPSEKXLVDHNLXYHSATSKTSDQGVXVYCGSGPFTSLDIHMRTCSKQKGLKCSVCXVFLPTESVLADHMVCYHSTPYHVHRTPYQVQSIPYQVQXXDSETPEGTCXHCGRGPFTSLDIHLRTCSGKKGFKCFVCNVFFPTETALADHKVLVHSIPSETPDKGTCDHCGKGPFXNLDNHMKTCSKRKCIQCSVCKFFFSSDVLANHMISYHSTKSRVQSPVTETPDKGACVRCGRGPFTSLEHHMKYCNKQKGIQCVMCKAYFLTXGSLVDHIVLAHADKLVTQAGXSSATTFSFVPMAISTTSGXQSPSSSTLMCYSSGXKELKRLAPVPVADQGPSXVGQLTPAGQSXVSLPRVMLSTTTSSQPAVPVVATLLFDNTGGGPGKMARLVPVASQTNPPKPQVTAPTQTNTAKTLGQFSNLLQQTVHQAKSVQQQTPRPTTLAMDPIRAPTTPSPRPVSASAPGKITMIXLSPVPTPXXAQSSPLTLAFAPAPLSIMCMFVNRSKELALEKRMKMSWRSKGTYTCRQCGAVSQQPSLSVKHRYLHRGSRRYRCHCGRSFLRRLHLLRHYLQHAQATRYICTACGETFDGAKCLAQHMVGASNTTRCPXDSITLKLRKECRMPFSCHCGQMFCRPAAFLWHKLKNTQRT; translated from the exons ATGGAGATGGCTCCGGAAGACATAGTGATTCAGGAGACCGTGGGGGCAGAGGTGGAGCTACTGGAGGATGTGAACAAAGGCCACATGCAGAGTCCACCG GAGATCCCCAGGGTTTCTGTGCCACGCCCGTTCTCCATGCCAGAGGACTCGAGTGACGATGACTGTGACCTGTCAGGGGACAGCATCTCTGCTTACGGCATGCATTCCATGGAGCTGGGGGGAAAGTGCTGGGAATGTGGCATGCAATTCAAGTCTGGCCAGGAGTTGATTGAACACTTTGAGAGCCATAGGTCCAAGGTCTCAACGTCCTGCAACATCTGTCGGGTGACTTTCAGTCGCACAATATCACTGGCCATGCACCTAGTCAACGCACacccaaactcagtcctccatTGCAGCAACTGCCAGCTGCATTTTAGCAACTTGTGGGATCTCAACAAGCACATAGGAATACACTTGTTCACCGAGTTGTTAAATACACCCCTTGGGGACATCTCAAATAATGTCTTGAATAGCAGTGAAGAGACTTTAAAGGGACAGTATACTCTACCTTCAGCCTTGGCCCTCAAACATGAGGACAACTCAAATGATTGCTTGAATGGAAGTGAAGAGACTTTAAAGGGACAGCATACTGTTCCTTCGGTGGTGGCTCTTGACCATGAGGACACCTTAAATGATGGCTTGAATGGAAGTGAGGAGACTTTAAATGCACAGTGTACTCCACCTTCAGCGGTGACCCTAGACCATACATACAGCATGGAAAGCAATGGGAGAGTGACAAAGACAAGACATAGGCTGGAGgaatcagaggaggaggaggaagatgtcaAACCAGACCCCTCCACTCTGACTCCCACACTGAGGATCCGTGTCAAACTGGAGAGAGGGGTTGAGGTTGATGGCGCCCCCCTCCAGTGGGATGAGGGTATCAGTGATGGAGAGGGGGGTGAATATAGCGAAGACACTGAGAGCGCTGGAGGAACAGACAACGAAAGGTTAACAGAGAGCAGCGGGGAAACGGATATCGATGAGGAGGACATCAGGCtgagtgaagaagaggaggaaattaAAAGCAAACAGGGGGAGGATAGGAAGAATGACATCCACAGCGAAAAAGAGGACGAGGATGCTGAGATGCTTATTGAGGAAGATGGTGAGCCCTCCTCGTCTGAGCAGGAGTCAGAATTTGACCCAGAAGAGTTATCAGATTCTGACTCGGGGTCCAGCAGCACTGGGGAATCCAGTGGGTCTTCTTACACTCCTGTACGCACACGGAACGCCAAGACCCGGCCATCCCGGACTAAGCAGCCCCAGACCAAGTTGTCCCAAGTCATGCCTTATTATTGCATCTATTGTGCCAAAGGACCGTatcataatatggactttcaTGTGAAGACCTGCAATATGAAGAAGGACTTTCAATGCTCTTTATGCCAAGCAGTCTTCCCTACTGAGATGGCCATGTTGGACCATCAGGTTCGGGCTCACTCTGAAGCCATATCGGGCCAAATGTACGCCTGTGAGTTCTGCCGCCAGGTCTTCCCCGATCTGGCCATCTACAAAAACCACAACTGTCCCAAAAAAGACACATCCCCCCCATACGTCCCTGATCCCACTACGTGTATCCATTGTGGAACAGGGCCATTCATTAATATGGACGTTCATTTGAGAAGCTGCAGTTGGAAAGGTCTTACATGCACTGAGTGCAGAGTACTCTTCCATAATAGGAAGGCCCTGCAGAACCATAACGTTTCAGTTCACGGACAGCTTTCCACTATGTGTGCTGTTTGCGGCAGAGGGCCATTCACTGATATGGACTTCCATTTGAGGAGCTGCTCTAGGGATTGGTCCTTCCAATGCTCTGAGTGCAAAGTCCAATTTCCTTCTGAGAAATRRCTGGTGGACCATAATCTTKAATATCACAGCGCCACATCAAAGACCTCTGACCAAGGTGTCTSTGTTTATTGCGGCAGTGGACCATTCACTAGTCTGGACATCCACATGAGGACCTGCTCTAAGCAGAAGGGCTTAAAATGCTCTGTGTGCAAWGTTTTTTTRCCTACTGAATCGGTCCTGGCTGATCATATGGTRTGCTATCACAGCACCCCATACCATGTCCATAGAACCCCATACCAAGTCCAGAGCATCCCATACCAAGTCCAGAYCASMGACTCKGAGACCCCRGAAGGTACCTGTCRCCATTGTGGCAGAGGTCCATTCACTAGTCTGGATATCCACTTGAGGACCTGCTCTGGGAAGAAGGGCTTCAAATGCTTTGTTTGCAACGTTTTCTTTCCTACAGAGACAGCCCTGGCCGACCATAAGGTTCTCGTTCACAGTATCCCATCAGAGACCCCTGACAAAGGTACCTGTGACCATTGTGGCAAGGGGCCATTCARTAATCTGGACAACCACATGAAGACCTGCTCTAAGAGGAAGTGCATCCAATGTTCTGTGTGCAAGTTTTTCTTTTCTAGTGATGTCCTGGCCAACCATATGATTTCCTATCACAGTACCAAATCCCGTGTTCAGAGCCCAGTCACAGAGACGCCTGACAAAGGTGCCTGTGTCCGTTGCGGAAGAGGGCCCTTCACTAGTCTGGAACATCACATGAAGTACTGCAATAAACAGAAGGGCATCCAATGCGTTATGTGTAAAGCTTACTTTCTTACTGAMGGCAGTCTGGTGGACCATATTGTTTTGGCTCACGCTGACAAGCTGGTCACCCAAGCTGGTGSGTCCTCCGCTACGACTTTCTCCTTCGTACCCATGGCTATCTCTACCACCTCAGGCCYGCAGAGCCCCAGTAGCTCCACCCTGATGTGTTACAGTAGTGGCAWRAAGGAGCTGAAACGACTGGCCCCAGTCCCRGTGGCTGATCAGGGCCCCAGTSCAGTTGGCCAGCTAACACCTGCTGGACAGTCTKCTGTGTCTCTGCCTAGAGTAATGCTGTCTACTACCACCTCTTCCCAGCCAGCTGTTCCTGTGGTGGCCACCTTGCTCTTTGACAACACTGGTGGTGGTCCAGGGAAAATGGCCAGGCTGGTCCCAGTGGCCTCACAGACCAACCCTCCCAAACCGCAGGTCACGGCACCCACGCAGACTAACACAGCAAAGACCCTTGGGCAGTTCTCTAACCTTCTGCAACAGACTGTCCATCAGGCAAAATCTGTCCAACAGCAGACACCCAGGCCCACTACCCTAGCCATGGACCCTATCAGAGCACCCACCACTCCATCCCCTAGACCTGTCTCAGCCTCMGCCCCGGGGAAAATCACCATGATCCYCCTCTCACCTGTCCCTACCCCCSCRCWAGCTCAGTCTTCCCCCCTTACCCTTGCCTTTGCCCCAGCCCCTCTWAGcatcatgtgtatgtttgtgaatAGAAGTAAGGAGCTGGCCCTGGAGAAACGCATGAAGATGAGCTGGCGCTCCAAGGGCACCTACACCTGCCGCCAGTGCGGCGCCGTCTCGCAGCAGCCCTCGCTCAGTGTGAAGCACCGCTACCTCCACCGGGGCTCCCGGCGGTACCGCTGCCACTGTGGTAGGTCGTTCCTGCGGCGGCTGCACCTCCTGCGCCACTACCTCCAGCACGCCCAGGCCACCCGCTACATATGCACTGCCTGCGGGGAGACCTTCGACGGAGCAAAGTGCCTCGCACAGCACATGGTTGGAGCTTCCAACACGACTAGATGTCCAMGTGACAGCATAACTTTGAAGCTGAGGAAAGAGTGCCGGATGCCCTTCTCCTGTCACTGTGGGCAGATGTTTTGTAGGCCTGCTGCTTTTCTCTGGCACAAACTGAAAAACACCCAAAGAACTTAA